One genomic region from Oncorhynchus gorbuscha isolate QuinsamMale2020 ecotype Even-year linkage group LG13, OgorEven_v1.0, whole genome shotgun sequence encodes:
- the LOC123993634 gene encoding cytoplasmic FMR1-interacting protein 2, translating to MTTHVTLEDALSNVDLLEELPLPDQQPCIEPPPSSIMYQANFDTNFEDRNAFVTGIARYIEQATVHSSMNEMLEEGHEYAVMLYTWRSCSRAIPQVKCNEQPNRVEIYEKTVEVLEPEVTKLMKFMYFQRKAIERFCGEVKRLCHAERRKDFVSEAYLLTLGKFINMFAVLDELKNMKCSVKNDHSAYKRAAQFLRKMADPQSIQESQNLSMFLANHNRITQCLQQQLEVIPGYEELLADIVNISVDYYENKMYLTPSEKHMLLKVMGFGLYLMDGNVSNIYKLDAKKRINLGKIDKFFKLQVVPLFGDMQIELSRYIETSAHYEENKSKWTCTQSSISPQYNLCEQMVQIRDDHIRFISELARYSNSEVVTGSGLDSQKSDEEYRELFDLALRGLQLLSKWSTHVMEVYSWKLVHPTDKFCNKDCPGTAEEYERATRYNYTSEEKFALVEVIAMIKGLQVLMGRMESVFNQAIRNTIYAALQDFAQMTLREPLRQAVRKKKNVLISVLQAIRKTICDWEGAREPPNDPCLRGEKDPKGGFDIKVPRRAVGPSSTQLYMVRTMLESLIADKSGSKKTLRSSLDGPIVLAIEDFHKHSFFFTHLLNFSEALQHCCDLSQLWFREFFLELTMGRRIQFPIEMSMPWILTDHILETKEPSMMEYVLYPLDLYNDSGYYALTKFKKQFLYDEIEAEVNLCFDQFVYKLADQIFAYYKAMSGSVLLDKRFRAECKNYGVIIPYPPSNRYETLLKQRHVQLLGRSIDLNRLITQRISAAMYKSLDQAISRFESEDLTSIVELEWLMDINRLTHRLLSKHMTLDSFDAMFREANHNVSAPYGRITLHVFWELNFDFLPNYCYNGSTNRFVRTAIPFTQEPQRDKPANVQPYYLYGSKPLNIAYSHIYSSYRNFVGPPHFKTICRLLGYQGIAVVMEELLKIVKSLLQGTILQYVKTLIEVMPKICRLPRHEYGSPGILEFFHHQLKDIIEYAELKTDVFQSLREVGNAILFCLLIEQALSQEEVCDLLHAAPFQNILPRVYIKEGERLEVRMKRLEAKYAPLHLVPLIERLGTPQQIAIAREGDLLTKERLCCGLSMFEVILTRIRSFLQDAVWRGPPPTNGVMHVDECMEFHRLWSAMQFVYCIPVGTHEFTAEQCFGDGLNWAGCSIIVLLGQQRRFDLFDFCYHLLKVQRQDGKDEIIKNVPLKKMADRIRKYQILNNEIFAILNKYMKAVETDSSTVEHVRCFQPPIHQSLATTC from the exons ATGACGACCCACGTGACCCTGGAGGATGCTCTGTCtaatgtggatctgttggaggAGCTGCCCCTCCCTGACCAGCAGCCCTGCATCGAACCTCCACCTTCATCCATCatgtaccag GCTAACTTCGACACAAACTTTGAGGACAGGAATGCGTTTGTGACGGGGATAGCTCGCTATATCGAGCAGGCTACTGTCCACTCTAGCATG AATGAGATGCTGGAGGAGGGCCATGAGTACGCTGTCATGCTCTACACCTGGAGAAGCTGCTCAAGAGCTATACCACAG GTGAAGTGTAACGAGCAGCCCAACAGGGTGGAGATCTATGAGAAGACTGTGGAGGTGCTGGAACCAGAGGTCACCAAGCTCATGAAGTTCATGTACTTCCAG CGTAAGGCCATCGAGCGTTTCTGCGGGGAGGTGAAGCGTCTCTGCCACGCTGAGCGGAGGAAAGACTTTGTCTCTGAAGCCTACCTCCTCACCCTGGGCAAGTTCATCAACATGTTCGCTGTGCTCGACGAACTCAAGAACATGAAGTGCAGTGTCAAGAACGACCACTCTGCCTATAAAAG GGCGGCTCAGTTCCTGAGGAAGATGGCTGACCCTCAGTCCATCCAGGAGTCACAGAACCTCTCCATGTTCCTAGCCAATCACAACAGGAtcactcag TGTCTGCAGCAGCAGTTGGAGGTGATTCCTGGCTATGAGGAGTTGTTAGCAGACATTGTCAACATCAGTGTTGATTACTATGAGAACAAGATGTACCTGACGCCCAGCGAGAAACACATGCTGCTCAAG gtgATGGGTTTTGGTCTCTATCTGATGGACGGTAACGTCAGTAACATCTACAAACTAGACGCCAAGAAGAGGATCAACCTGGGAAAGATCGACAAATTCTtcaag CTGCAGGTGGTGCCTCTGTTTGGAGACATGCAGATAGAACTATCACGTTACATAGAGACCAGCGCCCACTACGAGGAGAACAAGTCCAA GTGGACGTGTACCCAGAGCTCCATTTCTCCCCAGTACAACCTGTGTGAGCAGATGGTTCAGATTCGTGATGACCACATCCGGTTCATCTCTGAGCTGGCTCGCTACAGTAACAGTGAGGTAGTGACCGGGTCAGGCCTGGACAGTCAGAAATCAGATGAGGAGTACAGGGAACTGTTTGACCTGGCACTCAGAGGGTTACAGCTGCTGTCCAAGTGGAGCACACACGTCATGGAAGTg tattcgtGGAAGTTGGTCCACCCGACAGATAAGTTCTGTAACAAGGACTGTCCTGGCACAGCAGAGGAGTATGAGAGAGCTACACGTTACAACTACACCTCTGAGGAGAAGTTTGCCCTGGTCGAGGTCATCGCCATGATCAAGGGACTGCAG GTGTTGATGGGTCGTATGGAGAGCGTATTCAACCAGGCCATAAGGAACACCATCTATGCAGCCCTACAGGACTTTGCCCAGATGACCCTCAGAGAGCCTCTACGTCAGGCCGTACGCAAGAAGAAGAACGTTCTCATCAG TGTCCTGCAGGCAATCCGTAAGACCATCTGTGACTGGGAGGGGGCTCGGGAGCCTCCCAATGACCCCTGTCTCAGGGGGGAGAAGGACCCCAAGGGAGGGTTCGACATCAAGGTGCCCCGCAGAGCTGTGGGACCCTCGAGCACACAG CTGTACATGGTTCGTACGATGCTGGAGTCGTTGATAGCTGATAAGAGTGGTTCTAAGAAGACTCTACGCAGCAGTCTGGATGGACCCATAGTACTGGCTATAGAAGACTTCCACAAACACTCCTTCTTCTTCACACACCTGCTCAACTTCAGcg AGGCGCTGCAGCACTGCTGTGACCTGTCTCAGCTGTGGTTCAGAGAGTTCTTCCTGGAGTTGACCATGGGTCGCAGGATCCAGTTCCCCATCGAGATGTCCATGCCCTGGATTCTCACAGATCACATTCTGGAGACCAAGGAGCCATCCATGATGGA GTATGTGTTGTACCCTCTGGACCTCTACAATGACAGTGGCTACTACGCTCTGACCAAGTTCAAGAAACAGTTCCTCTACGATGAGATAGAGGCTGAG GTGAACCTGTGCTTCGATCAGTTTGTCTACAAGCTGGCTGACCAGATATTTGCCTACTACAAAGCCATGTCTGGAAG TGTCCTCCTGGACAAGCGTTTCAGGGCAGAGTGTAAAAACTATGGTGTGATCATCCCCTATCCCCCCTCCAACCGTTATGAGACGCTGCTCAAACAGAGACACGTACAG ctcctggGTCGCTCCATCGATCTGAACCGTCTGATCACCCAGAGGATCTCAGCAGCCATGTACAAGTCTCTGGACCAGGCCATCAGTCGATTTGAGAGTGAAGACCTCACCTCTATTGTG GAGTTGGAGTGGCTGATGGACATCAACAGACTGACTCATCGTCTGCTCTCGAAGCACATGACCCTGGACAGCTTCGACGCCATGTTCCGCGAGGCCAACCACAATGTGTCTGCCCCCTACGGACGCATCACGCTCCATGTCTTCTGGGAACTCAACTTTGACTTCCTCCCCAACTACTGCTACAACGGCTCCACCAACCG CTTCGTGCGGACTGCCATCCCCTTTACCCAGGAGCCTCAGCGAGACAAGCCGGCGAACGTGCAGCCGTACTACCTGTATGGGTCTAAG CCTCTGAACATTGCCTACTCCCACATCTATAGCTCCTACAGGAACTTCGTAGGCCCGCCCCACTTCAAAACCATCTGCCGTCTCCTTGGTTACCAGGGCATCGCCGTGGTGATGGAGGAACTGCTCAAGATAGTCAAGAGCCTG tTGCAGGGTACTATCCTGCAGTATGTGAAGACTCTGATCGAGGTAATGCCCAAGATCTGTCGCCTGCCGCGCCACGAGTACGGATCCCCAG GTATCCTGGAGTTCTTCCACCACCAGCTGAAGGACATTATAGAGTACGCAGAGCTGAAGACGGATGTCTTCCAGAGTCTCAGAGAGGTGGGGAACGCCATCCTCTTCTGTCTGCTCATCGAACAAGCTCTG tcccaggaggaggtgtgtgaccTGCTTCATGCAGCTCCCTTCCAGAACATCCTCCCCAGGGTCTACATCAAAG agggggagCGTCTGGAAGTCAGGATGAAGAGGCTGGAGGCTAAGTATGCTCCACTCCATCTGGTGCCCCTCATCGAGAGGCTGGGGACCCCTCAG CAAATAGCTATAGCCCGTGAGGGAGATCTGTTGACCAAGGAGCGTCTTTGCTGTGGCCTGTCCATGTTCGAGGTGATCCTTACGAGGATCCGTAGTTTCCTGCAGGACGCCGTGTGGCGAGGCCCGCCCCCCACCAATGGAGTGATGCACGTGGACGAGTGTATGGAGTTCCACCGCCTCTGGAGCGCCATGCAGTTTGTTTACTGCATCCCCGTCGGCACTCACGAGTTCACCGCAGA GCAGTGTTTTGGTGACGGGCTGAACTGGGCAGGCTGCTCCATCATCGTGCTGTTGGGTCAGCAGCGCCGCTTCGACCTGTTTGACTTCTGCTACCACCTGCTCAAGGTGCAGAGGCAGGACGGCAAGGATGAGATCATCAAGAACGTG ccGCTGAAGAAGATGGCTGATCGGatcaggaagtaccagatccTGAACAATGAGATCTTTGCCATCCTTAACAAGTACATGAAGGCTGTGGAGACCGATAGTTCCACCGTGGAGCATGTCCGCTGCTTCCAGCCACCTATACACCAGTCCCTGGCCACAACGTGctga